One genomic segment of Chelonia mydas isolate rCheMyd1 chromosome 1, rCheMyd1.pri.v2, whole genome shotgun sequence includes these proteins:
- the LOC102931533 gene encoding olfactory marker protein produces MAGRASELEFPFVQDVQLTRCMRLRAQSLQQRNERPQDGEKLLRPNEYIYRVDFVRQHNLYFLRWKIQMEKAGKVTVMGTSQHWTPDLTNLMNRQLLEPVGIFWKQPGTKEVECNEADAQEFGERLMELAKIRKVMYFLLSFTDGLDPAHLKCSVVFKV; encoded by the coding sequence ATGGCTGGCCGCGCATCGGAGCTTGAGTTCCCCTTCGTCCAGGACGTCCAGCTCACCAGGTGCATGCGGCTGCGGGCACAGAGTCTCCAGCAGAGGAACGAGCGGCCGCAGGATGGCGAGAAGCTGCTGCGGCCCAACGAGTACATCTACAGGGTGGATTTCGTCCGGCAGCACAACCTGTACTTCCTGCGCTGGAAGATCCAGATGGAGAAAGCGGGGAAGGTGACGGTGATGGGCACCTCCCAGCACTGGACGCCCGACCTCACCAACCTTATGAACagacagctgctggagccagtgGGCATCTTCTGGAAGCAGCCAGGGACCAAGGAAGTGGAGTGTAACGAGGCGGATGCCCAGGAGTTCGGGGAGAGGCTGATGGAGCTGGCCAAGATCCGCAAGGTGATGTACTTCCTCCTCTCCTTCACCGATGGCCTCGACCCAGCCCACCTCAAGTGCTCCGTAGTGTTCAAAGTCTGA